A single Ketogulonicigenium vulgare WSH-001 DNA region contains:
- a CDS encoding ABC transporter substrate-binding protein: MRIRQRFSLLLTAALLASSALSPAAAQPADTLRYALWSNPNGTFHPTLYFTNYDRDVLFNVYSRLYTLDEAQNPLPDLAESFTYQDDGRSLIIHLRDGVTWHDGVAFSAEDVAFTFQSAAAPDFPRDYLPFVQHLEGFEAYSTGVVADLPGITVIDPLTVKFTFDAPYAAAFATFADRPILARHIWQPIPIAQWNEATSALQNPIGTGPFRFVRFVSDQYVELERNDSYYGAPAQLSRLIYVVSNQQTSQTALINGELDIVPLSSWNPRDLQTFTDAGITIDEQVGTSAQYLTLDATDTRLSDVRVRQAIIHAIDRQALVDQLLFGHGITFNTNAHPDSPYYPDDLDPYAYDPDRAKALLAEAGWVDSNGDGIVDRDGESFDFALNFPTGNRTRELSAPIIQQYLRAVGINVELASADFNSTLSILQDPSVAFDGVLMGGTFRPGIYDNNHWWERFQNDRLVDLSDQFNATVDPDAQAQLVGDWLREVNAQAIRVWLYIPSIGFAVGPRVEGYHPYPYEPFAGVTNWRARD; encoded by the coding sequence ATGAGAATTCGTCAAAGATTTTCGCTGCTTCTGACCGCCGCTTTATTGGCAAGCTCGGCGCTCTCGCCCGCTGCCGCGCAACCCGCCGATACGCTGCGCTATGCGCTGTGGAGCAATCCGAACGGCACGTTCCATCCGACGCTCTATTTCACTAATTATGACCGCGATGTCCTGTTCAACGTCTATAGCCGCCTTTACACGCTGGACGAGGCGCAGAACCCGCTGCCGGATCTGGCCGAAAGCTTTACCTATCAGGATGACGGCCGCAGTCTGATCATTCATTTGCGTGACGGCGTTACATGGCATGACGGCGTGGCCTTTAGCGCCGAAGATGTCGCCTTTACCTTTCAAAGCGCGGCCGCGCCTGATTTTCCGCGCGACTATCTGCCGTTCGTGCAGCATCTGGAAGGGTTCGAGGCCTATAGCACCGGCGTCGTTGCCGATCTGCCGGGCATTACGGTGATCGACCCGCTGACGGTGAAATTCACTTTTGACGCGCCCTATGCCGCAGCCTTTGCGACCTTTGCCGACCGTCCGATTTTGGCGCGCCATATCTGGCAGCCGATCCCCATCGCACAGTGGAATGAGGCGACAAGCGCGCTGCAAAACCCCATCGGGACGGGGCCGTTTCGCTTTGTCCGCTTCGTCTCGGATCAATATGTCGAGCTGGAGCGGAACGATTCCTATTACGGCGCGCCCGCTCAGCTATCGCGGCTGATCTATGTCGTGTCCAACCAGCAAACCTCGCAAACGGCGCTGATCAACGGCGAACTCGACATCGTGCCGCTGTCGTCCTGGAACCCGCGCGATCTGCAGACCTTTACCGATGCGGGGATCACGATTGACGAACAGGTTGGCACCTCGGCGCAATATCTGACACTGGATGCAACGGATACACGCCTATCGGATGTGCGGGTGCGGCAGGCGATCATCCACGCAATCGACCGTCAGGCGCTGGTCGACCAGCTGCTGTTCGGTCATGGGATTACCTTCAACACCAACGCACATCCCGACAGCCCCTATTATCCGGATGATCTGGATCCCTATGCCTATGACCCCGACCGCGCCAAGGCGCTGTTGGCCGAGGCGGGCTGGGTCGATAGTAACGGCGATGGCATCGTTGACAGGGACGGAGAATCCTTTGATTTCGCTCTCAATTTCCCAACGGGAAACCGCACGCGCGAATTGTCGGCCCCGATCATCCAACAATATCTGCGGGCGGTGGGGATCAATGTCGAGCTGGCCTCGGCCGATTTCAACTCGACCCTGTCGATCCTGCAAGATCCCTCTGTCGCCTTTGATGGCGTGTTGATGGGCGGCACATTCCGGCCTGGGATCTATGACAACAACCACTGGTGGGAGCGGTTCCAGAACGATCGACTGGTCGACCTGTCGGATCAGTTCAACGCGACTGTCGATCCCGATGCGCAGGCGCAATTGGTCGGTGACTGGCTGCGCGAGGTGAATGCCCAAGCCATCCGTGTCTGGCTTTACATTCCCAGCATCGGTTTCGCTGTCGGCCCGCGGGTCGAGGGATACCATCCCTATCCCTATGAACCCTTTGCCGGTGTGACCAACTGGCGGGCGCGCGACTGA
- a CDS encoding IS5 family transposase (programmed frameshift) has translation MSNLYWLSDAQMARLAPFFPKSHGKPRVDDRRVLSGIIFINRNGLRWCDAPKEYGPAKTLYNRWKRWSDNGVFARILVGLVTERAEHETIMIDATYLKAHRTASSLGVKKGGRGRQIGRTKGGMNTKLHAVADAKGRPIGFFMSAGQVSDYTGAAALLSSLPKAGWLLGDRGYDADWFRDALKDKGIKVCIPGRKSRKKAVKYDKRRYKRRNRIEIMFGRLKDWRRVATRYDRCPETFFSAIILAATVMFWL, from the exons ATGAGCAATCTATATTGGCTGAGCGATGCTCAGATGGCGCGCCTTGCGCCTTTCTTTCCCAAGAGCCATGGCAAGCCCCGCGTGGACGATCGTCGCGTCCTCAGTGGCATAATATTTATCAACCGCAATGGGTTGCGGTGGTGCGATGCGCCGAAAGAATACGGCCCGGCGAAGACCCTTTACAACCGGTGGAAGCGATGGAGCGACAACGGAGTCTTCGCCCGGATCCTGGTCGGGCTGGTCACTGAGCGCGCCGAGCACGAGACGATCATGATCGACGCGACGTATTTGAAGGCACACCGCACCGCATCAAGCCTTGGGGTGA AAAAAGGGGGGCGCGGGCGCCAGATCGGGCGCACCAAAGGCGGCATGAACACAAAGCTGCATGCCGTTGCTGATGCCAAGGGGCGGCCGATCGGGTTTTTCATGTCGGCTGGGCAGGTCAGCGATTATACTGGCGCGGCGGCACTGCTAAGCAGTCTGCCGAAGGCGGGGTGGCTGCTCGGAGATCGGGGTTACGATGCCGATTGGTTCAGAGATGCGTTGAAAGACAAGGGGATAAAGGTCTGCATCCCAGGCCGGAAGTCCCGCAAGAAGGCGGTGAAATACGACAAGCGGCGTTATAAACGGCGCAACCGCATCGAGATCATGTTCGGTCGCCTCAAGGACTGGCGGCGCGTGGCGACCCGATACGACCGGTGTCCAGAGACCTTCTTCTCAGCCATCATCCTCGCCGCAACCGTCATGTTCTGGCTATGA
- a CDS encoding PIN domain-containing protein — MHPDGQCGLSHRGAGKRVHWPNAGGIKVESNRGREYMTMRLEEDQARRQVHTPEDTETQLASVNNVIIDLERYCELVPLYSMPTPKRNLYVELRKAKGSFEAEWDTIDRDQDMAIFDFAFGSVRTREKLRHCCIGLTGVLPDPNEFMTDFSVPMRPFSPWYKDDFRLRFCGAWRPGGDCLPRVSLLIGPA, encoded by the coding sequence CTGCATCCTGATGGGCAATGCGGCCTATCGCATAGGGGCGCTGGAAAACGGGTACACTGGCCAAACGCAGGTGGTATCAAGGTCGAGAGCAACCGTGGTCGCGAATATATGACGATGCGGCTCGAGGAGGATCAAGCGCGGCGGCAGGTCCATACGCCAGAAGACACCGAAACGCAGCTCGCTTCAGTGAATAATGTTATCATCGACCTCGAACGCTATTGCGAGCTGGTTCCGCTTTACAGCATGCCGACGCCCAAACGAAACCTCTACGTGGAGCTGAGGAAAGCAAAGGGAAGCTTCGAGGCGGAATGGGACACTATCGACCGCGATCAGGATATGGCGATCTTCGATTTTGCGTTCGGCAGCGTCCGGACCCGGGAGAAGCTGCGGCATTGTTGCATCGGTTTGACAGGGGTTCTTCCGGATCCCAACGAATTCATGACGGACTTCAGTGTTCCAATGCGCCCATTCAGTCCATGGTATAAGGACGACTTTCGTCTGAGGTTCTGTGGCGCATGGAGACCGGGAGGAGATTGCCTTCCTCGTGTTTCTCTCTTGATAGGACCTGCCTAA